One region of Culex pipiens pallens isolate TS chromosome 2, TS_CPP_V2, whole genome shotgun sequence genomic DNA includes:
- the LOC120423399 gene encoding cyclin-dependent kinases regulatory subunit produces MSVKDIYYSDKYFDDEYEYRHVVLPKDIAKLVPKTHLMTETEWRSIGVQQSRGWIHYMIHQPEPHILLFRRPITK; encoded by the exons ATGAGTGTAAAGGACATTTATTATTCGGATAAATATTTCGACGACGAGTACGAGTACAG ACACGTCGTCCTGCCAAAGGATATCGCAAAACTAGTGCCAAAGACCCACCTAATGACGGAAACGGAATGGCGATCGATCGGAGTACAGCAGTCCCGGGGTTGGATCCACTACATGATCCACCAGCCCGAACCTCACATCCTGCTGTTCCGACGACCCATCACGAAATAG